The DNA window GAACAGGCGATGCAAGGGGCTCAGGCACTGCAGCGCATCAAGCTCGAACGACGTCTGGCGTTCCTCGGCACCCTCGGCAACAACGCACCCTTCATCGGGCTGTTCGGCACCGTCATTGGCGTGGTGCAAGCGTTCGAAGCACTCAGCCGGCAGAACCAGACCGTGCAGACCGCGGGCGCCATGGCACCCCAAGAGGTGATGTACGCCATCGCCGAGGCGCTCGTCGCAACGGCAGTGGGCTTGGCCGTCGCCATCCCCGCCGTCGTCATGTACAACGTGTTTCAACGTCAAGCGAAGGCCATCCTCGCCAACACGGACGCGCTGACCCGCGTGCTCCTTTCGCACCTGTCAGCGATCGAGGCCGGTCACGCCCCGCGCATCGACGGCGAGTCCGAACCGCCCGCCAAGCCCCGCGAAAAGTCCGCCAGCCGCGCCGACGACGAGGAGTGATCGATGGCGGCCGGTAGTGGTGATGACGACGACGGGCTGATCAGCGGCATCAACGTGACGCCGCTGGTGGACGTCACCCTCGTACTCCTGATCATCTTCATGGTGACGGCGAAGATCATCGTCTCCCAGGGCATGCCCATGGACCTGCCGAAGGCTGCCAGCGGTGAGGACGTGCAGACGGTATTTTCCGTGGAGCTCGGCGCCGATGGCAAGACCGTGGTGGACTCGAAGGGCGTGCCGAGCGACGAGGCCATCGCGCAGCTTGCCAAGGACGCCAAGGCCAAGAACAAGGACATTCGTTGCGTGATCCGCGCTGACAAGAAAGTCGAGCACGGGCGGGTGATCCACGTGCTGGACTTGCTGCGCGGCGCGGGTGTGGCAAAAATTGCCTTCGCCGTCTCGCCCAAGGGTGAGGGGGTTCCAGTAGAAGCGCCCCAGCCCAAGTAATCTCTCGATGAGCGCAGTCGCCCACCCAGGTTCCTCGGTCTTCGGGACAGCGAGACCGGATCCGCTCGCGCGGGTGCTCGAGCTGGGCGAACGAGAGCTCCGCTTCGGCTTTGCCGTCGGTGTCATCGGAGCCGCGATGCTGCACGGCGTCGCGGTCTATCAGATGGCGACGAACCTGTTCGACATGGAGTTGTTCGCCCGGGGCGTGCGCGGCGTCGTGCTCGAGCGGCAGCGCGCCGAGATCGACATCGACCTGCACGAGCCGGAGCCGCCGAAGCCACCCCCGGCGCCGGAGGAGATCGTCAAGGAAGAGCCCGCGCCGACACCGCCGGTCGACAAACAGCAGGCGGAGAAGGACCAGCCACCACCCGAGGCGGCGCAAGCCGGCAAGCTGCTCACGCAAGAGCCGAGCCCCGACGATCCGCTCGACCTGACGAAGGACGGCTTCGTGACCGGGGACAGCGACCGTTTCGCGGGCGGCACGACGGCCTCCGCAGGCACGTCCAAGACAGCAGTAAACGACACCAAGGCGCGCAACGGCGGCGCGCCGGGAGGCAAGGGCACCAAACCCGGGGCCCCGGCAGGACCTGCGCCGACCGCCGCGAAAGACGGCTCACGGCCCGCGGCGCCGACCAGTCGCAGCTGGAACTGCGGCTTCCCGCCCGAAGCGGACTTCGATCAGATCGACTACGCCACCGTGATGATCAGTGTCACGGTCGGCACCGACGGCCGGGCCAAGAGTGTCAACGTGCTGAACGATCCGGGCCACGGCTTTGGCCGACTGGCAAAGAGCTGCGCCCTCCGCATGCAGTACACCGCAGGCATCGACAAAGACGGTCAGCCCGTGACCAAGACGACGAGCCCGTTCCCGGTGCGGTTCACGCGCTAGCGTGGGCCGCCGTTCGACGCCCCGAGGCCGCCGGCCCCTCGCCGAAGTGGCCGGGCTCGGGGGCTTGATTTAGAGTGCGAGGCTCGTGAGCACCGAGCGCGTCGAGCAATTGCGCAAAGTAGCGCTATTTAGTGGCCTGAAGACCGAGGCCCTGGAGCTGATTGCGAAGGTCGCCACCGAAGAGCGTCACGCGACGGGGACCAAGATTTTTCAGCACGGCGACGCCGGGGACAAGCTCTACCTGATCATGGAGGGCAAAGTGCGGATCAGCCGCGAAGTGCCGGGCATGGGGGAAGAAGCGCTCGCGGTGCTCGGCGCGGGCGAGGTCTTCGGCGAAATGGCGCTACTGGACGAGTCCCCGCGCTCGGCGGACGCTCGAGTCCACGAGCGCTGCCGACTGCTCGCAATCCCGAAGGACGGTTTCGACGATCTGCTTTTCCTGCACAAAGACCTGGCCTACGAGGTGCTCTGGAGCGTCGTGCGCATGCTGGTTGGCCGGCTGCGAGAGACCACCGACAAACTCACGTTCTTGTCGGTGAGCGGGAAGTTCTGAGCGCACGCACAGCGCTCGGACGCATCGCCCTGCGCGCCCGCAGCGTGGCGCGCGCGCAGTCCAAGCCGTTCAGAACCTCCCTGCGGGGAGGCCCGCGGGGCCCAAGAAATCCTTGGGTTTTCGCGCTGCTGTGGGAAAACTGTGTAGGACATTTGACTCCCGCACGGCCGTTCAGTAGCCTTGCCTCATCATGCAAGGACTCACGAAGCGCCAAGAGCAGACGTTGGCCTTCATTCGCTACTCGATCCAGGACCGCGGTTACCCGCCCACCCTGCGCGAGATCGGCGAACACATGGGCATCAAGTCGACCAACGGTGTGAACGACCACCTGCGCGCCCTCGAGCGCAAGGGCTACCTGCGCCGGGAAGACATGAAGAGCCGCGCGCTCAAGCTGGTGAACGACCCGAAGCTAGCGCCCGTGGCCGCCGACAACGACGACCTGGTCGAGATCGCGATCGTCGGTCGTGTCGCGGCAGGTGCACCGCTGCTCGCGGAAGAAAACATCGTCGACAACGTGCGCATCGACCGCATGCTCGTGCGGGGCGGAAAAGACGTTTTTGGCCTGAAAGTGGCCGGCGACAGCATGATCGACGCCGGGATTTTCAGCGGCGACTACATCTTCGTGAAGAAACAAGCGACGGCCGAGCGCGGTGAGATCGTGGTCGCAATGATCGGCGACGAAGCCACCGTGAAGTACTACTACCCCGAGCGCGACTACGTGCGCTTCCAGCCGGCCAACGCGCAAATGGCACCCATCTTGGTGCGAGCTTCGGACTTCAAGCCGACCATGCTGTTGGGCAAAGTCATCGGCGTTTTCCGCAAGATCTGAGCCGCCTTTCCGTCGGCGCTGACACCTGCGCTCGGGCTTCGCTCTGAGCGCGCGACGCTTTTGCCGAGCGCTCATGCTGGGCTGGTGCGTTCCGTGTCGGAACGACCTCGCCGACCGCCTCCGCGCCCAAGACGGGGTGGCACCAGGGTCAGTTCCGCCCCGGCGCCCCAGCCGCCCCTTCAGGATTTGTCCCGGGGCGCCCCCAGCACGGACTACCGGGAGGGGGAGAATACCCGGCCGATGGTCGTTCCCGAACGCCGCTTATTGACGGCGGAATCCGTCGGTTGGTAGCGTCCCCGTAGCGAAAATCGGCTGTCGAGCCGAGGGCAACGGATGACCAGGGAAGACAGCTTCGGTCGGGGCAGTGTGCGGGGGATCCTTCCCACCGCGCTCACGGTGATGGGGCTCGGCATCGCGCTCAGTGGCTGCGGACACACGCTCTACGTGTTCCAGGCCAACTCCGCTGCGAGTCGACTCGAAGAAGCGCGCGAGCTCGGCGCGGAGAAGCTCGCTCCGTACGAGTACTTCTACGCCAAGCAGCACCTCGAGAAGGCACAAGAAGAGGCGGCGTCCGCGGACTACAGCGACGCATCCAACCTCGCCGAGACTGCCGAAGAGTTCGCAGACAAAGCAATTCGCCTGTCGCGCGACGCACACCGAGGAGGTGGCCGGTGAACCGCTGGTTCCGCCGAGCATGGCTCGTTCTCGTCCCCGCACTCTTGTTCGCAGCGTGTGCACAGGGGCCGAAGTTGCGAGGCCAGATCGAAGGCCTCAGCCAGGTCGCAGAGCAGGCCGAGCGCAACGGCGCCGTGCGCTGCGCGCCGCGCGAGCTCGCGACGGCTCAAAGCCAGTTGAAGTTCGCGGCGATGGAGCTCGACCAAGGTTTCATCTCCAACGCCAAGCGCCACCTCTGGCTCGCCGAGCCGAACGCGCACGCCGCGGTGTTCCTCTCGCCGCCGCAGTACTGCGCCGAGCGCGGTTTCGTCGAGATGAAGGCGAAACCCAAGCCTGCGCCGGGTGACCGCGACGGTGATGGTTACCTCGATCCCGAGGACGCTTGCCCCGACGAGCCCGAGAATTTCAACGGTTTCAAGGATGAAGACGGCTGCCCGGACGATCCGGACACCGACGGCGACGGCATGCCGGACTCGATCGACGCCTGTGTGCTCGAGCCCGAGGACAAGGACGGCTATCTCGACGACGACGGCTGCCCCGACGTCGACAACGATCTCGACGGCATCCTCGACGCAAAGGACAAGTGCCCGATGGACCCGGAAGATCCGGACGGGTACGAAGACGAGGACGGCTGCCCGGATCTCGACAACGACAAGGACACGGTCCCGGATCTGAAGGACCAGTGCCCGAACGAGATCGGCTCGGCGACCCAAGAGCCGCTCGGCTGCCCCGCCAAACCGGCGCTCGTGGTCGTGACCGACTGCGAAGTGAAGATCACGCAGCAGATCCACTTCGAGTACAACAAGGCTGTCATCCGCAAAGAGAGCTTCCCGGTGCTGGACGCCGTCGTCGAGGTGCTCGGCAAGAACCCGGAAATCAAGATCGAGGTCCAGGGGCACACCGACAACCGCGGCAGCGCCAAGTACAACAAGAGCCTCAGCGACAAGCGTGCCGCGAGCGTGATGAAGTACCTGGTCTCTCACGGCACGACTGCGAGCCGACTCGACTCGCACGGATACGGCTTCGAGCGACCCCTCGTCCCCAACAACTCCGAGCAGAACATGGCGTTGAACCGCCGCGTTCAGTTCGTCCGCACCGAGGGCACGAAGGAAGGCTGTCCGAAGAGCAAGAACAACTGAGCGGCCGGGCTCCGCAGCGCCCCACCCCGGGGGATGCGGACGCGGGAGGGCCATCAACGGCTCGCGAGCTCCGAACGATCACCGAACACCTTACGGAGAGAAATATCCCGTGCATCGCCGACCGCTCATCAAGCTCCTTTCCGCCGCCGTCGTGGCCTTTGCCGCTGCGACCGCCTCTGCAGCTCCGCGCGACGCCGCGGCGACCAAGAAGATCGACGAGGCGATCAATACTCATTACCTCGCAACGGACTTCGACAAGGCCGAGGCCACACTCACGGGCACGATCAACGCCTGCGGGGACAAGTGCAGCGGGTCGGTCATTGCCAAGGCCTGGATGTACGTCGGCATCGTGCGCGGCAGCGGCAAGAACGACCTGAAAGGCGCGAAGGAGGCCTTCCAGAAGGCCATCGCGGCAGATTCGAAGGTTGCCCTGGACGACGCGTTGGCGACGCCGGAGACCAAGAAAGCCTTCGGCGAGGTGCAGGGCGGGGGCACCAGCGGGACCGGCGGCGAAGGCGGCGAAGGCGGCGAGGGCGGCGAGGGCGGCAAACCCGGCAAGAAGCCGACGGGCGAGGACGCCGTCGGTGAGATGGATTGTTCCCCGAAGGTCTCCGAGGTGCAGACCCGGCGTTCGATTCCCATTTCGTGCACGACGGAGGAAGAGGCCTCGAAGGCCGAGCTCAAATACAAGGAGTTCGGCGGCGAGCAGTGGAAGACCGTCAAGATGAGCAAGAAGGGCGACGCCTTCCAGGGCGAAATCCCCTGCTCCGCCACCCAGCTCGCCGGCACCCTGCGCTTCTACGTGCGCGCGCAGGACTCGTCCGGGGAGACCGTCGACACCCATGGCAACAAGAGTAAGCCGGTGGAGATCTCCGTCGTCCCGCAGACCGACCAGGACGCGCCGAGCTTCCCGGACAAGGACCCGCCGGCGCGCTGCGCAGAACAAGAAGAGTGTCCGCCGGATTTCCCCGGCTGCAAGAAGGGCGGCGGCGGAACCAAGGGCTGGGGCTCGAGCTGTGCGTCGACCGACGAGTGCCAGTCGGGCCTGTCCTGCAACAACGGCACCTGTGAACAAGGACAGACCTGCGACGTCGATGCGGACTGCCCGACCGGCGCCAAGTGCAGTGGCGGCAAGTGTGATGCGAGTGGGCCGAGTGGGCCCTTCAAGAAGAACTGGATGGGTTTCCACGCGGCCTACGATCTCGCCATCGTCGGTGGGGACGACGTGTGCTCGCAGAAGAGCCAGGACTCCGAAGGGTTTGCCTGCTTCTACAAAGGCACGGAGGACCAGTACCGCTTCGACCCACAGCCCGGCGTGGCCAACAAGATCAGCACCGGCATGGCCCCGGCCACCGCGCGTGTGATGCTCTCGTTCGACCGGGCGCTCGGCACCAACCTGACCCTCGGCGCGCGCGTCGGTTACGCCTTCAACGGCGGTCCCGCCGCTGGCAAGAACAAGGACGTGAAGTTCCTGCCGTATCACGCCGAGCTGCGGGTGCAGTACTGGCTCGGCGGCAAGGACGTGTTCGCAAAGAAGGGCCTGCGCCCGTACGTCGGCGCGGAGGGCGGTCTGGCTCAGATCGACGCCAAGCTCCCGGTCACGGTGCGCGACTGTGCGAACGGCTTGAAGACCGTCACGGATCAGGCTTTCTACAATGCGTGCAAAGCCGGGCAGCCGGGCTTCCAGGGCAAACCTCTCGACCTCGACGCCTTCAAGAAGCTCGGGCAGAGCTTCGTCGGCATCAACGGCGGCGCGATGTACGCGATGAGCCCCAACAGTGGCTTCCAGCTCAACATCAACATCATGTACATGCTGCCGACGACGGGGCAGGTCATCGAGCCAAGCCTTGGGTACGTGATGGGGCTGTGAGCCCCTCGGAGATGCCTGCGGCCCGAGCATGAAGCCGCGCCACCTGCAGGAGCTGCTGGAGAACCGCGCTGCCCAGAGCGGAGATGCGGTCGCGCTCCGCAGCAAGAGGTCGGGTCGTTACACGGGGGAGAGCTGGCGCGAGTGGCGTGACGCGAGTCGCGCCATTTCCCTGGCGCTGTGCGCGGGCGGCGTAGAGAGAGGAGAGCGGGTCGTGCTGCTGTCGAGCACACGGCAGGAGTGGGGCATCATCGACTTCGGCATCCTGGGCGCCGGTGCCGTGACCGTACCCATCTACCCGACCGCGACCAGCGAGCAGATCGGCGCCATCCTGGACAACAGCGGCGCACGCTGGGCCTTCGTGGAGACGGCCGCCCAGCTCGACGCGCTGAGGGCTGCCGGGCGGACCACCGGGCAGCTGAACGAGGTCATCGTGCTCGACCCGTCCGCAGCGCTGGAGCCAATGATGCGCGCGACCGGCGAGCCGATCGAGCTCCGTCGATACGTCGACCTGGTGCGCGACGGCACGACCCGCGCGGGGGATGCGACCTGCACCGCGGACCTCGACGCCCGTCGGACGGCCCTCGGCCCCGACGACCTGGCCACCATCGTCTACACCTCGGGGACGACAGGGGTGTCGCGGGGCGCCGAGCTCACCCACGGCGCGCTGCTCTACGAGGTCGAACAGCTGCTCGCGGCCATGCCCATCGGTCCGAGCGATGAGCAGCTGCTGTTCCTGCCGCTGGCTCACATCCTCGCTCGCATCGTGCTCTTCGGCGCGGTCGCCGCAGGCACCCGCACGGCCTTCGCCGAGGGCATGCATCAGGTGATCGACAATTTCATGGAGGTGCGCCCGACGTTTTTTACCTCCGTCCCCCGCTTGTTCGAGAAGGTCTTCTCCGTCGCCACGGAGAACGCCGGCGCCGAGGGGGCGGTGAAAGAGCGGCTGTGGCGCTGGGCGATCGGCATCGGACTGCAGACCTCCAGGATGAAACAGCGCGGCGATGCTCCTTCGGGGCTGCTCGCTGCTCGACAGCGTTATGCGGACAAGATCGCCCTCTCCAAGGTCCGAGAGCGCTTCGGGGGGCGCCTGCGCTTTGCCGTGAGTGGCGGCGCCCCGCTGTCGAAGGAGCTGGCGGAGTGGTTTCATGCCGTCGGCATTCTGGTGCTCGAGGGCTACGGCCTCACGGAGATGTGCGGCTGCACCCACGTCAACCGCTTCGACCGCTACCGCTTCGGCACGGTCGGCCTTGCACTCGACGGCGTCGAGACTCGCATCGAGAAGGACGGCGAGGTGCTCCTGCGTGGGCCCGGGTTGATGCGTGGTTTTCATGCACAACCCGAGTCGACGGCCGAGGTCGTCGACGCCGACGGCTGGCTGCACACAGGGGACATCGGCCGCATCGACGCCGACGGATTCCTCAGCATCATCGACCGGAAGAAGGATCTGATCGTGACGGCCGGTGGCTCGAACGTCGCACCACAGAATCTGGAGCGACTGCTCTGCCAGTCGCCGTTCATCAGCCAGGCCGTGGTCCTCGGGGACCGCGAGCGCTACCTGGTCGCGCTCTTGACACTCGACCTGAGCACCGTGAAGCGCTGGGCCGCGGATCACCGGCGCGGCACCGATCCCTCTGCGCTGGCGCGAGACGCCGAGCTGCGCGCGCTGATCCAGCTCGACGTGGACGACGTGAACCGGCGCCTGTCGCGCTTCGAACAAATCCGCAAGTTCACCGTCTTGGAACAAGAGCTCAGCGTCGTCAGCGGAGAGCTCACCGAGACCCTGAAACCTCGCCGCGACCGCATTCGTGAGCTCTACGCGAGCACGATTCGCGTGATGTACGACACCTCGGCGCCCTACCATCCCCCGCCGTCCGAGAGGCCGTAGGCGCGCGCCGCGCGACTGGACACCACGCGATGACACGCTCGCCTCGCCCCGAGCCGTTCGAGGCCCGCGCTCCGCTCACACGCTTCGTACGCGGGCACGAACACCCCCGCGGCGTGGTGTGGTTTGGCGTGCGCTCGTTCTGGGGGCATTTGCGCCATTTCGTTGCGAGCGCGATCGCCACCGAAGACATCGATTCGCGCGACTGGATGACCGCGGACCCGCCGTACACCCTGGCGGAACGCGCTGCCACCGCCCTCGGAGCCAGACCCGATGCGGCGCCGCTCGCGACCACCCTCGGCCGCGACGTGTGGATCGACTTCATTGCCGACACCGGGGACGACGTCAGCGTCAGCCGCAAGGTAGCCGAGCTCGTGTTTTCCACCTACGAGCTGCCGGATCCCGACCGACCGGGGGAGTACCTCGACAGCCCCCGCGGCGACGTACTGCTCTTCGGTGGCGATACTGCCTATCCGGTCGCCACCGCGACCGAGATCGCCAACCGGGTGTTGGTCCCGTTCAATCAGGTACTCGAGAAGGTGGACGACGACAAACCTCGCGTCCTCCTCGGCATCCCAGGAAACCACGACTGGTACGACGGGCTCGACGGTTTCGCGCGGCTGTTCCGGCGCCACGACGACGAGGACGACGCGCGCCCCAGTATTCTCGGCGTCTCGAAGCAGATGCTGGAGCACTACGCAGAGTGGGCGAAACAGTTCTTTCGCGGCGGTCGGGTCGAGAAGCCAAAATCGCTCGTGCTCAGAGGCTACACGGCGATCCAGGGCGCGAGTTTTTTCGTGCTGCCGCTCACGGAGAGTGTGCACCTCGTGGGTGTAGACCGCCAACTCCGGGATCTCGACGGGCGGCAGACGCGTTTCTTGACGGGCTGGCTCGCGAATCATCCCGAGGTCACGCCCTGGGTCGCGATGCCCGACCCGGTCTATCACTTTGGCTCCCCGAGCCGCACCGGCACCGCGATGATCCGAGCGCTGGGACTCGACACCGAGGCACGCCCGGCGTTCTTGCTCTCGGGGGACGTGCATCACTACGAGCGCTTCACGCGCGGGAAGGCGCTGCACGTCATCGCCGGCGGCGGCGGCGCTTTTCTGCATCCTGCGCCGAGCACGAGCCGTGGGCGAAAACGCCCTGACGTCGAGTGGCCTGACGCACGGCAGAGCGCCGCGCTCTTGAGGCAGGTGCCCTGGAAGGTCGCCGTCGGACGCTCCGGGTTCCTGCCGCACTGGGTCATGCTGGCGCTGTTTGCCCCGGCGTTCGGCCTGGGCATGGCAACCTTCAAGTGGGTCGGTTCACACCTCGCCGGACCGCTCGCCGTGGCGCTGGTCGGCACGCTGATCTACAGCCTCATCGGCGGGCTCCGTCAGCACGGCCCGCGAGTGCTCGGGCTGGCTTTCCTCGCGGCGTCAGTCACGGCCCTGCTCCCCTTTGGCGCCTTTCCCTTGATGCGCGAGCTACGCGAGCTGGTCGCGCTGCCGCAATCGCGCGCGTTGTTGGTCGGCGGGAGCTTGCTCCTGTCGAGCTTCGGCGGGGCATTTGTGTTCGGTTGTTATCTCGCGCTGCTCACTCGGCTCGGCTACGAGCACACCCAGGCCTTCACCGCGCTGGACCACCCCGGCTTCAAACACTTCTTGCGCTTGAGGGTCCGTGCTGACGGCAGCGCCATCGATCTCTGGTGCATCGGCCTCGCGGATCCGCTAGCAAGCGACGCGCGCCCGGTGCTGGTCGACGCGACCACATTTCGCACCGACTACGACTGACGGGCAGTCGTCGGGTGTCGTGGCAGAGTCACGCGTCCTCCGGCTGTCCGGCTGACGCCGCAGGAACCGGCTCACCTTCCGCGGCGTGCACCAGCGCAGCTCCGACCGGGTACGCCAAGAGCGCACCGGTGATGAAGCGCACCCAATCCGACGGCGGGCGCATGGCCAGATTCTCGGTCACGACGTCGAGGATCATCGCGAGCGCCGCGACGCCCACCCAGATCCGCAGTGGCCAC is part of the Myxococcales bacterium genome and encodes:
- a CDS encoding long-chain fatty acid--CoA ligase, whose amino-acid sequence is MKPRHLQELLENRAAQSGDAVALRSKRSGRYTGESWREWRDASRAISLALCAGGVERGERVVLLSSTRQEWGIIDFGILGAGAVTVPIYPTATSEQIGAILDNSGARWAFVETAAQLDALRAAGRTTGQLNEVIVLDPSAALEPMMRATGEPIELRRYVDLVRDGTTRAGDATCTADLDARRTALGPDDLATIVYTSGTTGVSRGAELTHGALLYEVEQLLAAMPIGPSDEQLLFLPLAHILARIVLFGAVAAGTRTAFAEGMHQVIDNFMEVRPTFFTSVPRLFEKVFSVATENAGAEGAVKERLWRWAIGIGLQTSRMKQRGDAPSGLLAARQRYADKIALSKVRERFGGRLRFAVSGGAPLSKELAEWFHAVGILVLEGYGLTEMCGCTHVNRFDRYRFGTVGLALDGVETRIEKDGEVLLRGPGLMRGFHAQPESTAEVVDADGWLHTGDIGRIDADGFLSIIDRKKDLIVTAGGSNVAPQNLERLLCQSPFISQAVVLGDRERYLVALLTLDLSTVKRWAADHRRGTDPSALARDAELRALIQLDVDDVNRRLSRFEQIRKFTVLEQELSVVSGELTETLKPRRDRIRELYASTIRVMYDTSAPYHPPPSERP
- a CDS encoding energy transducer TonB is translated as MSAVAHPGSSVFGTARPDPLARVLELGERELRFGFAVGVIGAAMLHGVAVYQMATNLFDMELFARGVRGVVLERQRAEIDIDLHEPEPPKPPPAPEEIVKEEPAPTPPVDKQQAEKDQPPPEAAQAGKLLTQEPSPDDPLDLTKDGFVTGDSDRFAGGTTASAGTSKTAVNDTKARNGGAPGGKGTKPGAPAGPAPTAAKDGSRPAAPTSRSWNCGFPPEADFDQIDYATVMISVTVGTDGRAKSVNVLNDPGHGFGRLAKSCALRMQYTAGIDKDGQPVTKTTSPFPVRFTR
- a CDS encoding cyclic nucleotide-binding domain-containing protein, with translation MSTERVEQLRKVALFSGLKTEALELIAKVATEERHATGTKIFQHGDAGDKLYLIMEGKVRISREVPGMGEEALAVLGAGEVFGEMALLDESPRSADARVHERCRLLAIPKDGFDDLLFLHKDLAYEVLWSVVRMLVGRLRETTDKLTFLSVSGKF
- a CDS encoding biopolymer transporter ExbD, whose amino-acid sequence is MAAGSGDDDDGLISGINVTPLVDVTLVLLIIFMVTAKIIVSQGMPMDLPKAASGEDVQTVFSVELGADGKTVVDSKGVPSDEAIAQLAKDAKAKNKDIRCVIRADKKVEHGRVIHVLDLLRGAGVAKIAFAVSPKGEGVPVEAPQPK
- a CDS encoding OmpA family protein, with the translated sequence MNRWFRRAWLVLVPALLFAACAQGPKLRGQIEGLSQVAEQAERNGAVRCAPRELATAQSQLKFAAMELDQGFISNAKRHLWLAEPNAHAAVFLSPPQYCAERGFVEMKAKPKPAPGDRDGDGYLDPEDACPDEPENFNGFKDEDGCPDDPDTDGDGMPDSIDACVLEPEDKDGYLDDDGCPDVDNDLDGILDAKDKCPMDPEDPDGYEDEDGCPDLDNDKDTVPDLKDQCPNEIGSATQEPLGCPAKPALVVVTDCEVKITQQIHFEYNKAVIRKESFPVLDAVVEVLGKNPEIKIEVQGHTDNRGSAKYNKSLSDKRAASVMKYLVSHGTTASRLDSHGYGFERPLVPNNSEQNMALNRRVQFVRTEGTKEGCPKSKNN
- the lexA gene encoding transcriptional repressor LexA, which codes for MQGLTKRQEQTLAFIRYSIQDRGYPPTLREIGEHMGIKSTNGVNDHLRALERKGYLRREDMKSRALKLVNDPKLAPVAADNDDLVEIAIVGRVAAGAPLLAEENIVDNVRIDRMLVRGGKDVFGLKVAGDSMIDAGIFSGDYIFVKKQATAERGEIVVAMIGDEATVKYYYPERDYVRFQPANAQMAPILVRASDFKPTMLLGKVIGVFRKI
- a CDS encoding DUF4398 domain-containing protein, with amino-acid sequence MGLGIALSGCGHTLYVFQANSAASRLEEARELGAEKLAPYEYFYAKQHLEKAQEEAASADYSDASNLAETAEEFADKAIRLSRDAHRGGGR
- a CDS encoding MotA/TolQ/ExbB proton channel family protein; translated protein: MNLVSWLQRLMTNFGAGWVMWLLVALSVLSVAVMLERGWFYWSLRDDLAKLAKDLRERLRANDIDGAKKRMESSPSAEAAVVSAGLLEADRGLRAAEQAMQGAQALQRIKLERRLAFLGTLGNNAPFIGLFGTVIGVVQAFEALSRQNQTVQTAGAMAPQEVMYAIAEALVATAVGLAVAIPAVVMYNVFQRQAKAILANTDALTRVLLSHLSAIEAGHAPRIDGESEPPAKPREKSASRADDEE